TTTTCATTATAAGAAGCTTGGAACTCTTCTTCCAAGAGTATCGGAAAAGCTTGAACACTTATTTTTTTGTGAAGCAAAGAGTTAAGAAGTCCTATCCTGCTTTGGATATTCTCTGGATCGATTCTGCTTTCAATATCGTTAGTCTTCATATATGGTCACATCATCGCAATGGTTAATTGGCAGTGTCTCTAAGAAAGACTAGTATATTCTAATCATTATGGATTTTATACTTAAGGACTTAGTATGTATATAGAACATAGAGAGCGTCACCTTATTAAACGTATAGGCTGGTTACGCGCTGCTGTCCTAGGAGCAAATGATGGAATTATTTCTACCTCAAGCTTACTAATAGGGGTCGCAACTGCCCATACATCATATAGAGGTATACTCGTTGCGGGAATTGCCGGATTAATTGCAGGCGCAATGTCCATGGCAGCGGGTGAATATATTTCAGTGAGCTCTCAAGCAGACACTGAAAAAGCTGATCTAAAACGAGAAAAAATGGAACTAGAAACTGATGCAGCATCTGAACTTAAAGAATTAGCATCCATATATGTAAAACGGGGCCTTGAACTATCTCTAGCCAAACAAGTTGCCAGCCAACTGATGGCTCATGACGCTTTGGGAGCACATGCTCGTGATGAACTGGGCATTTCAGAAATTCTAATTGCACGTCCCTATCAAGCAGCATTTTCCTCAGCTTTCAGTTTTACCGGCGGTGCTTTATTGCCTCTATTAGTCACTATAATTACACCTACCTTTTATTTAGTTCCGATACTTTCGATCATGACTATTCTATTCTTGGCAATGCTTGGTGGATTGGCTTCAAAAGCAGGCGGCTCTTCAATGAAGACAGGTTCGTTCCGAGTTGCGCTTTGGGGATCTATTGCAAT
The window above is part of the Gammaproteobacteria bacterium genome. Proteins encoded here:
- a CDS encoding VIT family protein — protein: MYIEHRERHLIKRIGWLRAAVLGANDGIISTSSLLIGVATAHTSYRGILVAGIAGLIAGAMSMAAGEYISVSSQADTEKADLKREKMELETDAASELKELASIYVKRGLELSLAKQVASQLMAHDALGAHARDELGISEILIARPYQAAFSSAFSFTGGALLPLLVTIITPTFYLVPILSIMTILFLAMLGGLASKAGGSSMKTGSFRVALWGSIAMLISAGIGSFLGIAI